The following proteins are co-located in the Ensifer sp. WSM1721 genome:
- a CDS encoding benzoate/H(+) symporter BenE family transporter yields MLRDFSAQSLFMGALIAFVGFASSFAVVLHGLTGVGASEAQAASGLMALSISMGLCAIVISAVTRLPVSIAWSTPGAALLASSGTVEGGFNAAVGAFLVCGLLIIVAGLWKPLGRMVSSIPPALANAMLAGVLLSLCFAPVKAVAFNPLLGLPIVLAWAVVGSINRLYAVPAALLTFGLVIALGVEMPEGALAGLSAALVPRIEFVPPAFDAAAMVSIALPLFIVTMASQNIPGIAVLKVNDYHPDPGPLFATTGLFSMLSAPFGGHAVNLAAITAAMCAGSDSHPDRTRRYWSAINAGIAYIILGLLAGVVTTFVSLAPPVLIQAVAGLALIGAFSSSAMAAFKEAETREAAAITFLVTASGVSFAGVSGAFWGLVAGGLMLGLARVAKRKA; encoded by the coding sequence ATGCTTCGCGACTTTTCCGCTCAAAGCCTCTTCATGGGCGCGCTGATCGCCTTCGTCGGCTTCGCCAGCTCTTTCGCCGTCGTTCTTCACGGCCTTACCGGCGTCGGCGCGAGCGAGGCGCAGGCGGCGTCGGGCTTGATGGCCTTATCGATCTCGATGGGCCTCTGCGCCATCGTCATCAGCGCCGTCACGCGGCTCCCCGTCAGCATTGCCTGGTCGACGCCGGGTGCGGCCTTGCTCGCGAGTTCTGGCACCGTCGAAGGCGGCTTCAACGCCGCCGTCGGCGCGTTCCTCGTTTGCGGCCTGCTGATCATCGTCGCCGGCCTCTGGAAGCCGCTCGGCCGGATGGTCTCTTCCATCCCCCCGGCCCTGGCGAATGCGATGCTTGCCGGCGTGCTCCTGAGCCTGTGTTTCGCACCCGTGAAGGCGGTCGCTTTCAATCCGCTCCTCGGCCTGCCCATCGTTCTTGCCTGGGCTGTCGTCGGCAGCATCAACAGGCTTTATGCGGTGCCGGCGGCGCTCCTTACCTTCGGCCTCGTCATCGCGCTCGGCGTCGAAATGCCGGAGGGCGCCCTTGCGGGCCTCTCCGCCGCGCTTGTTCCCAGGATCGAGTTCGTCCCACCCGCCTTCGACGCCGCTGCGATGGTGAGCATCGCGCTGCCGCTTTTCATCGTCACCATGGCGTCGCAGAACATTCCTGGAATCGCGGTGCTCAAGGTCAACGACTACCACCCGGATCCGGGACCGCTCTTCGCCACGACCGGTCTCTTCTCGATGCTGAGCGCTCCTTTCGGCGGGCATGCCGTCAATCTTGCGGCGATCACCGCGGCCATGTGCGCCGGCTCCGACTCCCATCCTGACCGCACACGCCGCTATTGGTCTGCGATCAACGCCGGCATTGCCTACATCATCCTCGGCCTGCTTGCCGGCGTCGTGACGACCTTCGTCAGCCTCGCGCCGCCGGTGCTGATCCAGGCGGTTGCCGGTCTTGCGCTGATCGGCGCATTTTCGAGCTCGGCCATGGCCGCCTTCAAGGAGGCCGAGACGCGCGAGGCGGCCGCCATCACCTTCCTCGTCACGGCATCGGGCGTCAGTTTCGCCGGCGTCTCCGGCGCCTTCTGGGGGCTCGTCGCCGGCGGCCTCATGCTTGGGCTTGCACGCGTCGCCAAACGGAAGGCATGA
- a CDS encoding 50S ribosomal protein L25/general stress protein Ctc yields the protein MSQSYELKAETRERVGKGSSRELRRNGLIPAVIYGDKQPPLSIALSTKDVTMKIHAGGFMTTVATIDVNGEKIRVLPKDYQLDPVRDFTMHVDFLRVSKGSQVSVQVPVHFENEEKSPGLKRGGALNIVRHDVELNVSADSIPEFLTVDLTGLNIGDTVHISDIKLPAGATPVIADRDFTVATITGRAQEAEETEETEGEAEA from the coding sequence ATGAGCCAATCTTACGAGCTCAAGGCCGAGACGCGCGAACGGGTTGGTAAGGGGTCCTCCCGCGAACTTCGCCGCAACGGTCTTATCCCGGCTGTCATCTATGGTGACAAGCAGCCCCCGCTTTCCATCGCGCTGTCCACTAAGGACGTGACGATGAAAATCCACGCCGGCGGTTTCATGACCACCGTTGCGACGATCGACGTCAACGGCGAGAAGATCCGCGTCCTTCCGAAGGACTATCAGCTCGATCCGGTCCGTGACTTCACGATGCACGTCGACTTCCTGCGCGTCTCGAAGGGCAGCCAGGTTTCCGTCCAGGTTCCGGTTCACTTCGAAAACGAAGAGAAGTCCCCAGGCCTCAAACGGGGCGGCGCGCTGAACATCGTTCGCCATGACGTCGAGCTTAACGTCTCCGCCGACAGCATTCCGGAATTCCTGACCGTCGACCTAACCGGTCTCAACATCGGCGACACGGTCCACATTTCGGATATCAAGCTTCCGGCAGGCGCGACCCCGGTCATCGCCGACCGCGACTTCACAGTCGCGACGATCACCGGCCGTGCGCAGGAAGCCGAAGAGACCGAAGAGACCGAGGGCGAAGCAGAGGCTTGA
- a CDS encoding EAL domain-containing protein: protein MMHSVENRFIAIICCAMLVFVAPLLALFLTISSERVARERLHNVELLTEASGEALAKPIWDFDEEAIARIARSLMNATDIEAVVIRDPAGSILARLPAEPSAGTAAYHSLKTVISHDGVDGPKSVGTLEVLVSALGPLSRFSKDEWAILGILLFAVATVFAAALVGNRLTVIRPLMRLTAAIEATRRLGSRHRVDWSSDDEMGALAANFNAMQDRLEREEKELKIAHRRATEIYDLTPAMLFSLDAENRLIAVSDYWLLATGYAREEVIGRGFTDFVDPSWHEAYRLRTKAIASGSDTISEVTLPFRKANGEFMTALILETETGRDGLSLSVMTDVTALKQAESRNHAQAITDHLTGLLNRQGFESALDEAIRSADECGMQLACLFIDLDRFKWINDNFGHAAGDAVLRQTVELIRAKLGPADVMARLGGDEFAILIAATDVIALASEIGERVCEALREPMPVESNELSVSASIGLAVYPTHAASASDLLLKADMAMYARKRDGKNGLQIFDTGMLDTARERHEIEQCIEAGLKEDWFEAWLQPIVSLADGRIIGFEALVRLDHPEKGLMPPGKIIGIAEETGTISRIGDRVLEKAIRHLAAISALDGTQDTYLAVNFSPLQFELTLAHRLAALLLKHHISPHRIVIEITEAVLMLDNPEVHAVLKQLSEFGCRIALDDFGTGYSSLSYLNRFPVDIVKIDQSFTRSLNSNAADVRRKSRMLIKGIRTISHQMGCTVVAEGIETEDQWQLLRKLGVDNGQGYLFSRPMPVDGMLAMLESESEAKASNQG, encoded by the coding sequence ATGATGCATTCGGTGGAGAATCGTTTCATTGCGATCATCTGCTGTGCGATGCTCGTATTCGTCGCGCCGCTGCTCGCTCTTTTCCTGACCATATCGAGCGAACGGGTCGCCCGCGAGCGACTGCACAACGTCGAGCTTCTGACCGAGGCGAGCGGCGAGGCTCTCGCCAAGCCGATCTGGGACTTCGACGAGGAGGCTATCGCAAGGATCGCCCGCTCGCTGATGAACGCGACAGACATCGAGGCGGTCGTCATCCGCGACCCGGCGGGCAGCATACTCGCCCGCTTGCCGGCGGAGCCCAGCGCCGGGACGGCCGCATACCACTCCCTCAAGACCGTCATCTCCCACGACGGCGTCGATGGCCCCAAGTCGGTCGGCACGCTCGAAGTCCTCGTTTCCGCGTTGGGTCCCCTCTCGCGCTTCAGCAAAGACGAATGGGCGATCCTCGGCATTCTTCTGTTCGCCGTGGCGACCGTCTTTGCGGCGGCCCTGGTCGGCAACCGTCTAACCGTGATCCGTCCGCTGATGCGGCTGACCGCCGCGATCGAGGCAACAAGGCGGCTCGGATCACGACACCGGGTCGACTGGAGCTCGGATGACGAGATGGGCGCCCTCGCCGCCAACTTCAACGCGATGCAGGATCGGCTTGAACGCGAGGAGAAGGAGCTGAAGATCGCACACCGGCGGGCGACCGAGATCTACGATCTGACGCCGGCCATGCTCTTTTCGCTTGACGCCGAAAATCGACTGATCGCCGTCAGCGACTACTGGCTGCTTGCGACCGGCTACGCTCGGGAGGAGGTCATCGGCCGAGGCTTTACCGATTTCGTCGACCCGAGTTGGCACGAAGCCTACCGCTTGCGTACAAAGGCAATCGCCTCGGGCAGCGACACGATCAGCGAAGTCACGCTCCCTTTCCGCAAGGCCAACGGCGAATTCATGACCGCGCTGATCCTCGAAACGGAAACTGGCCGCGACGGGCTCTCGCTTTCCGTCATGACCGACGTGACGGCCTTGAAGCAGGCGGAGAGCCGCAACCATGCCCAGGCGATCACCGACCATCTGACCGGTCTCCTCAACCGTCAGGGTTTCGAAAGCGCGCTTGATGAGGCGATCCGCAGCGCCGACGAATGCGGCATGCAACTCGCCTGCCTGTTCATCGATCTCGATCGGTTCAAATGGATCAACGACAATTTCGGCCATGCCGCCGGTGATGCCGTGCTGCGCCAGACGGTAGAACTGATCCGCGCGAAACTCGGGCCTGCGGACGTGATGGCGCGTCTCGGCGGCGACGAGTTCGCCATCCTCATTGCGGCAACGGACGTTATCGCCCTTGCGAGCGAGATCGGGGAGCGCGTCTGCGAGGCCCTGCGCGAGCCGATGCCGGTGGAGAGCAACGAGTTGTCGGTCAGCGCGAGCATCGGCCTCGCCGTCTACCCGACGCATGCCGCCAGCGCCTCGGACCTCCTGCTCAAGGCCGACATGGCCATGTACGCGCGCAAGCGCGACGGCAAGAACGGCCTGCAGATTTTCGACACGGGCATGCTCGACACGGCGCGCGAGCGCCACGAGATCGAGCAGTGCATCGAGGCGGGCCTGAAGGAGGACTGGTTCGAGGCTTGGCTGCAGCCGATCGTTAGTCTGGCCGACGGCCGCATCATCGGCTTCGAGGCGCTCGTGCGGCTGGACCATCCGGAAAAGGGTCTCATGCCGCCCGGCAAGATCATCGGCATCGCAGAGGAGACGGGCACGATCAGTCGCATCGGCGACCGGGTGTTGGAGAAGGCCATTCGTCACCTTGCAGCGATCTCCGCGCTCGATGGGACGCAGGACACCTATCTGGCCGTGAACTTCTCGCCGCTGCAGTTTGAGCTCACGCTGGCCCACAGGCTGGCAGCACTCCTGCTCAAGCATCATATTTCCCCGCATCGGATCGTCATAGAAATTACCGAGGCGGTGCTGATGCTCGACAATCCGGAGGTTCATGCGGTGCTGAAGCAGCTCAGCGAGTTCGGCTGCCGTATCGCACTCGACGACTTCGGCACCGGCTATTCGTCGCTCAGCTACCTCAACCGTTTCCCCGTCGACATCGTCAAGATCGACCAGTCTTTCACGCGCTCGCTGAACTCCAATGCCGCCGACGTCCGGCGCAAGAGCAGGATGCTCATCAAGGGCATCCGCACCATCTCGCACCAGATGGGCTGCACCGTCGTCGCCGAGGGTATCGAAACGGAGGATCAGTGGCAGCTTTTGCGCAAGCTTGGCGTGGATAATGGCCAAGGCTACCTCTTCAGCCGGCCCATGCCGGTCGATGGCATGCTGGCCATGCTCGAGAGCGAATCGGAAGCCAAGGCGAGCAATCAGGGATAG
- a CDS encoding substrate-binding periplasmic protein: MGVKHWILALFLGLSSAADAETIHFLTEEYPPYNFSGENGPSGASVDQVALIMKTLDLPYEINILPWARAFALAENQPHHCVFTTGHDAARNGKFKWVEPLLVDHMIMVRHKESAVAPRSLEEAKQFVIGTQREDFSAGYLKERGFQRIDYAASLDSTLKKLIAGRIDLMMTSEKTFESMRTDGKPIEAALVLEGKQYGIACHKDMAGETIARMQTELDRLIGDGTQDRIFERYGLSPNRIEQAAK; the protein is encoded by the coding sequence ATGGGCGTGAAACATTGGATCCTGGCACTCTTCCTTGGCCTTTCCTCCGCCGCCGATGCCGAGACGATCCATTTCCTCACCGAGGAATATCCTCCCTATAATTTCTCCGGCGAAAACGGTCCGAGCGGAGCCTCGGTCGACCAGGTCGCGCTGATCATGAAGACGCTCGACCTGCCCTACGAGATCAACATCCTGCCGTGGGCGCGCGCCTTCGCGCTGGCGGAGAACCAACCTCACCATTGCGTCTTCACCACCGGCCACGACGCCGCACGGAATGGAAAGTTCAAATGGGTCGAGCCGCTTCTCGTCGATCACATGATCATGGTGCGCCACAAGGAATCCGCTGTCGCGCCGCGATCGCTTGAGGAGGCGAAGCAGTTCGTGATCGGAACACAGCGCGAGGATTTCTCCGCCGGATACCTGAAGGAACGCGGCTTTCAGAGGATCGACTATGCCGCCAGTCTCGACTCCACACTGAAGAAGCTGATCGCCGGCCGCATCGATTTGATGATGACCTCCGAAAAGACCTTCGAGAGCATGCGGACCGACGGAAAGCCGATCGAGGCGGCGCTGGTGCTTGAAGGCAAGCAATACGGCATTGCCTGCCACAAGGATATGGCAGGTGAGACCATCGCCCGTATGCAGACAGAACTCGACCGTCTCATTGGCGACGGAACGCAGGACCGGATCTTCGAGCGCTACGGCCTGAGCCCGAACCGGATCGAACAGGCGGCGAAATAG
- the pth gene encoding aminoacyl-tRNA hydrolase, with protein MLIIAGLGNPGPKYAGNRHNIGFIAVDAIQRRHGFSSWSKKFKSEIAEGEIGGERVLLMKPQTFMNISGEAVGEAMRFYKLAPKDIVVIYDELDLPAGKARIKTGGGHGGHNGIRSIDAHCGKEYRRLRLGIGHPGVKDLVHAHVLGDFAKADQAWLSALLDAIAENAGMLVKGEDSQLMNKIALATGGKPEAEKPEAPKKQPAQSHIHQARAAAQPKKLPATGPMADMLKKMFGSKGD; from the coding sequence ATGCTGATCATCGCGGGACTTGGCAATCCGGGTCCGAAATACGCCGGTAATCGCCACAATATCGGTTTCATAGCGGTCGACGCCATCCAGCGGCGTCACGGCTTCTCCTCCTGGTCGAAGAAGTTCAAGTCGGAGATTGCCGAAGGCGAGATCGGCGGCGAGCGCGTCCTGCTGATGAAGCCGCAGACCTTCATGAACATCTCCGGCGAAGCCGTCGGCGAAGCCATGCGTTTCTACAAGCTCGCGCCCAAGGACATCGTCGTGATCTACGACGAACTGGATCTGCCCGCCGGCAAGGCACGGATCAAGACCGGAGGCGGTCACGGCGGGCACAACGGCATCAGGTCGATCGACGCCCATTGCGGCAAGGAATACCGCCGCCTGCGGCTCGGCATCGGCCATCCCGGCGTCAAGGACCTCGTGCATGCGCATGTGCTCGGCGATTTCGCCAAGGCCGATCAGGCGTGGCTTTCGGCCCTACTCGACGCCATCGCCGAGAACGCCGGCATGCTGGTAAAAGGCGAGGACTCGCAGCTCATGAACAAGATCGCTCTGGCGACCGGCGGCAAGCCGGAGGCGGAAAAGCCTGAGGCTCCGAAGAAACAGCCGGCGCAGTCCCATATTCACCAGGCGCGCGCAGCGGCCCAGCCGAAGAAACTCCCGGCAACCGGCCCCATGGCCGACATGCTGAAGAAGATGTTCGGCTCGAAAGGGGATTAG
- the clpS gene encoding ATP-dependent Clp protease adapter ClpS codes for MSDNDVAAKRKTRAKPKLERPKLYKVILVNDDYTPREFVVMVLKAVFRMSEETGYRVMMTAHKLGTSVVVICAKDVAETKAKEATDLGKEAGFPLMFTTEPEE; via the coding sequence ATGAGTGACAATGACGTTGCCGCAAAGCGCAAAACGAGGGCGAAGCCGAAGCTCGAACGGCCGAAGCTCTACAAGGTCATCCTTGTCAATGACGATTACACGCCGCGCGAATTCGTCGTGATGGTGCTGAAGGCCGTCTTCCGGATGAGCGAGGAAACCGGTTACCGGGTGATGATGACGGCGCACAAGCTCGGCACCTCGGTCGTCGTGATCTGCGCCAAGGACGTGGCCGAAACCAAGGCGAAGGAGGCGACCGACCTCGGCAAGGAAGCGGGCTTCCCGCTGATGTTCACGACCGAGCCGGAGGAGTGA
- the ychF gene encoding redox-regulated ATPase YchF: MGFKCGIVGLPNVGKSTLFNALTKTAAAQAANYPFCTIEPNTGEVAVPDPRMRKLADIAKSKEIIPTRISFVDIAGLVRGASKGEGLGNQFLANIREVDAVVHVLRCFEDDDITHVEGRIHPVEDAETIETELMLADLESLERRTEQTRKRATGKDKDSMAQLPVMEASLKLLQEGKPVRTLLPKLDADELRILQGLNLLTSHPVLYVCNVAEADAATGNEHTRAVEELAKAQGAETVVISAAIESEVAQLPDEEAKEFLSALGLDEAGLDRLIRAGYKLLDLITYFTVGPKETRAWTIPRGTKAPQAAGVIHSDFERGFIRANTIAYDDFIAYGGENGAKEAGKARDEGKDYVVQDGDVIHFRFNT; this comes from the coding sequence ATGGGCTTCAAATGCGGTATCGTCGGGCTGCCGAATGTCGGCAAGTCCACACTCTTCAATGCGCTGACCAAGACGGCAGCGGCGCAGGCAGCGAACTATCCCTTCTGCACGATCGAGCCGAACACGGGTGAAGTCGCCGTTCCCGATCCGCGCATGCGCAAGCTCGCCGATATCGCCAAGTCGAAGGAGATCATTCCAACCCGCATCTCCTTCGTCGACATCGCCGGGCTGGTGCGCGGCGCGTCCAAGGGCGAGGGCCTCGGCAACCAGTTCCTCGCCAATATCCGCGAGGTGGACGCTGTGGTGCACGTGCTGCGCTGCTTCGAAGACGACGACATCACACATGTCGAGGGGCGCATCCACCCCGTCGAGGACGCGGAGACGATCGAGACCGAACTGATGCTCGCCGATCTCGAAAGCCTGGAGCGGCGGACCGAGCAGACGCGCAAGCGCGCGACCGGCAAGGACAAGGACTCGATGGCGCAGCTTCCGGTCATGGAAGCCTCGCTGAAACTGCTGCAAGAAGGCAAGCCCGTGCGCACCCTGCTTCCGAAGCTCGATGCCGACGAGCTGCGCATCCTGCAAGGCCTCAACCTCCTCACGTCCCATCCGGTTCTCTATGTCTGCAACGTCGCCGAAGCCGACGCGGCAACCGGCAACGAGCACACCCGTGCCGTCGAGGAGCTGGCCAAGGCTCAGGGCGCCGAAACGGTCGTGATCTCGGCCGCGATCGAATCGGAAGTCGCCCAATTGCCGGACGAGGAAGCGAAAGAATTCCTCTCGGCCCTCGGTCTGGACGAGGCAGGCCTCGACCGCCTGATCCGCGCCGGCTACAAGCTGCTCGACCTCATCACTTATTTCACGGTGGGCCCGAAAGAGACCCGTGCCTGGACGATCCCGCGCGGTACGAAGGCGCCGCAGGCGGCGGGCGTCATCCATTCGGATTTCGAGCGCGGTTTCATCCGCGCCAACACGATCGCCTATGACGACTTCATCGCCTACGGCGGAGAAAACGGAGCCAAGGAGGCCGGCAAGGCGCGCGACGAAGGCAAGGATTACGTCGTGCAGGACGGCGACGTCATTCACTTCCGCTTCAACACGTGA
- a CDS encoding MaoC family dehydratase — protein MLYFEDFTEGRRFDYRPVLMQATDMIAFAREFDPQPMHLNEEAGRLSILGGLSASGWHTSAIGMRMMIDAFLGNSSSQGSPGIDFMEWKRPVLAGDLLSGFSLVLESRQSKSKPAIGIVKFRNEIDNQNGEAVAVSECSVMFRRRDTEQRP, from the coding sequence ATGCTCTATTTCGAGGACTTCACAGAAGGCCGGCGTTTCGACTACCGCCCGGTCCTGATGCAAGCCACCGACATGATTGCCTTTGCCCGCGAGTTCGACCCGCAGCCGATGCATCTCAACGAGGAAGCCGGAAGGCTTAGCATTCTCGGCGGCCTCTCCGCCTCCGGCTGGCACACCAGTGCCATCGGGATGCGGATGATGATCGACGCTTTCCTCGGCAATTCCTCCTCGCAAGGCTCGCCGGGGATCGACTTCATGGAGTGGAAAAGGCCGGTGCTTGCCGGAGATCTCCTCTCGGGCTTCAGCCTAGTGCTGGAGTCACGCCAATCGAAGTCGAAGCCCGCGATCGGCATCGTCAAATTTCGCAACGAAATCGACAACCAGAACGGTGAAGCCGTCGCAGTCTCCGAATGCTCGGTCATGTTCCGTCGCCGCGACACGGAGCAGCGGCCATGA
- a CDS encoding MaoC family dehydratase, which yields MMTLAELYEAGRKIVIGSLTFAAEDIIRFARDFDPQPFHLDEEGAKQSLFGGLCASGWHTSAGWMQCFVRFWADEARRLAAEGLHAPKLGPSPGFRELKWLKPVYAGDTITYAVTLLEARIVASRPGWRINTILCEGENQHGEAVIRFESKVIEFA from the coding sequence ATGATGACGTTGGCGGAACTTTACGAAGCCGGCCGAAAGATCGTCATCGGCAGCCTGACCTTCGCCGCGGAGGACATCATCCGCTTTGCTCGCGATTTCGACCCGCAGCCGTTTCACCTCGACGAGGAAGGGGCGAAACAATCGCTGTTCGGCGGCCTTTGCGCTTCCGGCTGGCATACTAGCGCCGGCTGGATGCAGTGCTTCGTACGTTTCTGGGCGGACGAGGCCCGGCGCCTTGCGGCCGAGGGGCTGCACGCCCCCAAACTCGGCCCCTCGCCCGGTTTCCGTGAACTCAAATGGCTGAAGCCGGTCTATGCCGGCGACACAATAACTTATGCGGTAACCCTGCTCGAGGCCCGCATCGTCGCATCACGGCCCGGCTGGCGGATCAATACCATTCTGTGCGAGGGCGAGAACCAGCATGGCGAGGCGGTGATCCGTTTCGAGAGCAAGGTCATCGAATTCGCCTGA
- a CDS encoding adenine phosphoribosyltransferase codes for MIAVQSELIAAIRSIPDYPKPGIIFRDITTLLGNPRTFRRAIDELVHPYAGTKIEKIAGIEARGFILGGAIAHQLSAGFVPIRKKGKLPHDTVRIAYSLEYGVDEMEMHRDAIVPGEKVILVDDLIATGGTAEGATKLLQQMGAEIVAACFIIDLPELGGRKKLEALGVNVRTLIEFEGH; via the coding sequence ATGATCGCTGTTCAATCGGAACTGATTGCCGCCATACGAAGCATTCCGGACTACCCGAAGCCGGGCATCATCTTTCGCGACATCACGACCCTGCTCGGCAACCCGAGAACGTTCCGTCGGGCGATCGACGAGCTCGTGCATCCCTATGCCGGAACCAAGATCGAGAAGATCGCCGGAATCGAGGCGCGCGGCTTCATTCTGGGCGGTGCGATCGCGCACCAGCTCTCGGCCGGCTTCGTGCCGATCCGCAAGAAAGGCAAGCTACCGCACGACACGGTGAGGATCGCCTACAGCCTCGAATACGGCGTCGACGAGATGGAGATGCACAGGGACGCGATTGTCCCAGGCGAAAAGGTGATCCTTGTCGATGATTTGATCGCGACCGGCGGCACCGCCGAAGGGGCAACGAAGCTCCTGCAGCAGATGGGCGCGGAGATCGTCGCCGCCTGCTTCATTATCGATCTGCCGGAGCTCGGCGGCCGCAAGAAGCTCGAGGCGCTCGGCGTCAACGTCCGCACGCTCATCGAGTTCGAGGGGCATTAA
- a CDS encoding DUF1059 domain-containing protein: MRLFECGTLVPGCPWHTRADNDAEVVRRAVEHMRDTHGETVIRENMVDNIKARIVDETQAA; encoded by the coding sequence ATGCGCTTGTTCGAATGCGGTACGCTCGTTCCGGGTTGCCCCTGGCACACCCGCGCCGATAACGATGCCGAAGTCGTACGCCGGGCCGTTGAGCACATGCGTGACACCCATGGCGAGACGGTCATCCGCGAAAACATGGTCGACAACATCAAGGCGCGCATCGTCGACGAGACTCAGGCAGCGTGA
- a CDS encoding CCA tRNA nucleotidyltransferase, translating into MTSIAAERWFQAPSLRRVFDLLNVDGGEVRIVGGAVRNSLLGLPTGDVDLATTWHPEEVAGRAKAAGIKVVPTGINHGTVTLVIDGIPYEVTTLRRDVTTDGRRAEVAFGSGWKEDAERRDFTINALYVNSEGEVFDYVGGLADIESRTLRFIGNAAERVAEDYLRILRFFRFFAHYGSGRPDAEGLKACAQARAKLSTLSAERVWGETKKLLSADDPGRALLWMRQAGVLGEILPETEKWGIDAIPGLVAAERSFSWRPEPLLRLAAIVPPDAERLEAMAMRLRLSKAEAAYLVRFAEAPAIAATLPDAALDRELYRHGKDGIIVRLKLSLAAARRKSETDPAFLAETASFQRLLARAEGWQRPVFPLSGVDVLKAGIPAGPKIGEVLEELEEFWIERNFNVDRATLVARLESLARPG; encoded by the coding sequence ATGACCTCCATTGCTGCCGAGCGCTGGTTTCAGGCTCCCTCGCTGCGCCGCGTCTTCGATTTGCTGAATGTCGACGGCGGCGAGGTGCGGATCGTCGGCGGCGCGGTCCGCAACAGCCTGCTCGGCCTGCCGACGGGTGACGTCGATCTGGCGACGACCTGGCATCCGGAGGAGGTCGCGGGGCGGGCGAAGGCGGCCGGCATCAAGGTGGTGCCGACCGGCATCAACCACGGCACCGTGACGCTGGTGATCGACGGCATACCTTACGAGGTAACGACCTTGCGCCGCGATGTGACGACGGACGGGCGGCGCGCCGAAGTGGCCTTCGGGTCCGGTTGGAAAGAGGACGCGGAACGCCGCGATTTCACGATCAATGCGCTTTATGTGAACAGCGAGGGCGAGGTCTTCGACTATGTTGGTGGTCTGGCCGATATCGAGAGCCGGACCTTGCGCTTCATCGGCAACGCCGCCGAGCGCGTCGCGGAAGATTATCTGCGCATCCTGCGCTTCTTCCGCTTCTTCGCGCATTACGGCAGCGGTCGTCCGGATGCGGAGGGCCTCAAAGCCTGCGCGCAGGCGCGCGCGAAGCTTTCGACGCTTTCCGCCGAACGCGTCTGGGGAGAAACGAAGAAGCTGCTTTCCGCCGACGATCCGGGCCGCGCGCTTCTGTGGATGCGCCAGGCGGGTGTGCTCGGCGAGATCCTGCCCGAAACCGAGAAATGGGGCATCGACGCCATACCCGGCCTCGTGGCCGCGGAGCGGAGCTTCTCCTGGCGGCCGGAGCCGCTCTTGAGACTCGCGGCGATCGTTCCCCCCGACGCGGAGCGGCTCGAAGCGATGGCGATGCGGCTGCGTCTTTCGAAGGCTGAAGCGGCCTATCTGGTCCGCTTCGCTGAGGCTCCGGCGATTGCTGCTACTCTCCCGGACGCAGCACTCGACCGGGAGCTCTACCGACACGGCAAAGACGGGATCATCGTCCGGCTCAAGCTTTCCCTCGCCGCCGCCCGCCGCAAATCCGAGACCGATCCCGCCTTTCTCGCCGAGACCGCTTCGTTCCAACGGCTGCTCGCGCGGGCGGAAGGATGGCAGCGCCCGGTTTTTCCGCTGAGTGGAGTGGACGTCTTGAAGGCGGGCATTCCCGCGGGTCCGAAGATTGGTGAGGTGTTGGAGGAGCTTGAGGAATTCTGGATCGAGCGAAATTTCAATGTCGACCGGGCGACATTGGTCGCCCGGCTCGAATCCCTGGCCCGGCCTGGCTGA
- a CDS encoding CoA pyrophosphatase: MSRHLFSADEFRRRARAQAGGPVETAWRDHGDFLLNPGIVPYLESLHLKDAAVLVPVVDSGEDASVIFTQRTSTLRKHSGQIAFPGGAVDPEDPSVEIAALREAEEEIGLDPRFVETIARLPHYMAMSGFRITPVLAVVQPGFELTPNPVEVESVFEVPLSFLMNPENHGRGSGHWQGAERHYYRMPYGERNIWGITAGIVRMLYERLYA; encoded by the coding sequence ATGAGCCGTCATCTCTTCTCCGCCGACGAGTTCCGCCGCCGCGCGCGTGCCCAGGCGGGCGGGCCGGTCGAAACCGCCTGGCGCGACCACGGCGACTTCCTGCTCAATCCCGGCATCGTGCCTTATCTCGAATCCCTGCATCTGAAGGATGCCGCGGTGCTCGTGCCGGTCGTCGACAGCGGCGAGGATGCGAGCGTGATCTTCACGCAACGCACCTCGACGCTGCGCAAGCATTCCGGCCAGATCGCCTTTCCGGGCGGCGCCGTCGATCCGGAGGACCCGTCCGTCGAAATCGCGGCGCTGCGCGAGGCTGAGGAGGAGATCGGTCTCGATCCGCGCTTCGTCGAGACGATCGCGCGGCTGCCGCATTATATGGCAATGTCCGGCTTCCGCATCACGCCGGTGCTTGCGGTGGTGCAGCCGGGCTTCGAGCTGACGCCGAATCCGGTGGAAGTCGAAAGCGTGTTCGAGGTGCCGCTATCGTTCCTGATGAATCCGGAGAATCACGGACGTGGGAGCGGCCATTGGCAGGGTGCCGAGCGGCATTATTACCGGATGCCCTATGGCGAGCGGAACATTTGGGGCATTACGGCGGGAATCGTCCGCATGCTCTACGAAAGGCTTTATGCATGA